The following are encoded together in the Pseudoalteromonas ruthenica genome:
- a CDS encoding RidA family protein — MNKIIISTDQAPSAIGTYNQAVKVGTAVYLSGQIPLVAETMEMISDDFAEQTQQVFKNLAAVCEAAGGELQDMVKVNIFLTDLSNFATVNEIMSQHFKMPYPARAAIGVKELPKGAQVEIDGIMELPSTN; from the coding sequence ATGAATAAAATTATTATATCAACCGACCAAGCTCCCTCAGCTATTGGCACCTATAACCAAGCTGTTAAGGTAGGCACCGCTGTATACCTTTCGGGGCAAATTCCACTTGTGGCAGAGACCATGGAAATGATCTCTGATGACTTCGCGGAACAAACACAGCAAGTATTTAAAAACCTGGCTGCCGTTTGTGAAGCCGCTGGGGGTGAGTTACAAGACATGGTCAAGGTCAATATTTTCCTTACCGACTTGAGCAACTTTGCCACGGTGAATGAAATTATGAGCCAACATTTCAAAATGCCTTACCCCGCTCGCGCCGCTATTGGCGTGAAAGAGCTGCCTAAAGGCGCGCAAGTTGAAATCGACGGAATTATGGAGCTGCCATCCACTAATTAG